In the Dioscorea cayenensis subsp. rotundata cultivar TDr96_F1 chromosome 12, TDr96_F1_v2_PseudoChromosome.rev07_lg8_w22 25.fasta, whole genome shotgun sequence genome, one interval contains:
- the LOC120273162 gene encoding S-adenosylmethionine synthase-like → MDTFLFTSKSVNEGHTLKLCDQIFNVVLDACLAHYPDSKVDCETCTKTNMVISFVSDDGGFDTDHCKVLVNIEQQFPARKPLYCL, encoded by the coding sequence ATGGATACCTTCCTGTTCACCTCTAAATCCGTCAATGAGGGACACACTCTCAAGCTCTGTGACCAGATCTTTAATGTTGTGCTTGATGCTTGCCTTGCCCATTACCCTGACAGCAAGGTTGATTGCGAGACCTGCACCAAGACTAACATGGTTATTAGCTTTGTCTCTGATGATGGTGGTTTCGATACTGACCATTGCAAAGTGCTTGTTAACATTGAGCAGCAGTTCCCTGCTAGGAAACCGCTCTACTGTTTATAG